Proteins from one Malaya genurostris strain Urasoe2022 chromosome 2, Malgen_1.1, whole genome shotgun sequence genomic window:
- the LOC131428704 gene encoding uncharacterized protein LOC131428704, which translates to MDQDTANAFKSLYDEIDRLTYHAVSDINFEKFTSAPDVNPRPGEILQICDIDELIEYSKKFVDKTKNELHTNSKCYEEQAVQCSRSDKKLNKKINTPPKWINSNQKHSTRTNQVTAIRIVKRIPKVKSASTVQDEAQLNNQKPVSQPKQVRNIGTNINFIKSKSIKQQNSTSPTTANLLPVIKKPVATQPSKRIYRFYSSKLSPSELWEQQHPELTFESSDKSLFPRRIKKSEIIATSSLLKSDRNENVKIVHPSEGLNTFEVTAESDPKQDLEQNIVEATVPLPEPPVPKITRHIIPTISIKGDWKANLRVQEIYRIDILDEKPNDSRLLCPDNARYLEIKYNQPASDKSTETSSKSVEHLGTVNNVDKLESEHPIIAPIKSNGAQDSNFQTNKNPNINKYLQPFMNCNKENTGSKNDPIIAVSDDDSSSEESILFQLDSSDSNTVDGATKLDLKFRKNASNQTINISDQIMNNISTIPMLLSPSKSVQLQVPSPPPVHSPSPSHSPASVASHRKVSPPMSPSDTTPPTKFLENLRVWKSAVQAQSENMKLGNQLSDNLDVLRRNMEIIAGETQNIANISRNCEKNLLQMEAIKEQYARNFDSTSPARTTEHGNPMTPLSRYSECFCFGCKPVIDTIDEGMTVELVKDHKNFQKTVLERSPKYSKMIKKIYEDGQNQAFKRVNPPPDEAVERAARKFLESCNRTISRISSRSHSSGSDSSWVASYRSSTSNDRGSTSSSWFEHDLNSAKDSTGESSNSERQLDRLSNGSSAGEISRVKISHSINSSVSDEGEVFSLGEIK; encoded by the coding sequence ATGGATCAAGATACTGCGAATGCATTTAAATCACTGTACGacgaaattgataggttgacgTATCATGCTGTAAGTGATATAAATTTCGAAAAGTTCACAAGTGCACCGGATGTAAATCCAAGACCGGGAGAAATTTTACAAATCTGTGACATCGATGAGTTGATAGAATATTCAAAAAAGTTTgtggataaaacaaaaaatgaacTCCATACCAATTCGAAGTGCTATGAAGAGCAAGCTGTACAATGTTCAAGAAGCGATAAGaaacttaataaaaaaataaacactccACCAAAATGGATAAATAGTAATCAAAAGCATTCGACTAGGACCAATCAAGTGACGGCAATTCGAATCGTCAAGAGAATACCGAAAGTAAAATCGGCAAGTACTGTACAAGATGAAGCTCAATTGAACAACCAGAAACCAGTAAGTCAACCAAAACAAGTGCGAAATATTGGAACTAATATCAATTTCATAAAATCGAAATCTATTAAACAGCAGAACAGTACTTCGCCAACAACGGCCAACCTTCTGCCGGTTATAAAGAAACCAGTAGCAACTCAGCCTTCGAAACGAATCTACAGGTTTTACAGTAGTAAGTTGAGCCCTAGCGAGCTTTGGGAGCAACAGCACCCAGAGCTAACATTTGAAAGCTCCGACAAAAGTTTATTTCCCAGAAGAATTAAAAAGTCCGAGATAATTGCAACGAGTAGCTTACTTAAGAGCGACCGTAATGAAAACGTTAAGATTGTTCATCCGTCTGAAGGATTAAATACGTTCGAGGTGACTGCCGAGTCCGATCCAAAGCAAGATTTAGAACAAAACATAGTGGAAGCCACTGTACCACTTCCGGAACCACCTGTTCCTAAAATAACGAGACACATCATTCCAACGATAAGCATTAAAGGAGATTGGAAAGCTAACCTACGCGTACAGGAAATCTACAGAATTGACATATTGGATGAGAAACCAAACGATTCACGACTCCTTTGTCCAGATAATGCAAGATATCTAGAAATTAAATATAATCAACCGGCTAGTGATAAATCTACCGAAACATCCTCAAAGTCTGTAGAACATTTAGGAACAGTGAACAATGTAGATAAACTCGAATCAGAACATCCAATTATTGCTCCTATAAAAAGCAATGGAGCGCAGGACTCTAATTTTCAAACGAACAAAAACCCCAACATCAACAAGTATCTACAACCATTCATGAACTGTAACAAGGAAAACACCGGGTCCAAGAATGACCCTATAATTGCTGTGAGCGATGACGATTCCAGCTCAGAAGAAAGTATTCTTTTCCAGCTTGATTCCAGTGATAGCAACACCGTCGATGGTGCCACAAAGTTGGACCTTAAATTTCGTAAAAACGCTTCAAATCAAACTATCAACATATCAGATCAAATTATGAACAACATATCTACAATTCCCATGTTATTGAGTCCATCAAAATCCGTTCAACTACAAGTACCGTCTCCCCCTCCGGTCCACAGTCCGAGTCCGTCCCATTCGCCAGCATCAGTTGCAAGTCATAGAAAAGTCAGTCCGCCCATGTCACCATCGGATACAACTCCACCGACAAAGTTTCTAGAAAATCTTAGAGTTTGGAAATCCGCTGTTCAAGCACAATCGGAAAACATGAAACTTGGCAATCAGCTGTCAGATAATCTAGACGTTCTGCGTCGGAACATGGAGATAATCGCGGGAGAAACCCAGAACATCGCCAACATCTCTcgcaattgtgaaaaaaatcttcTGCAGATGGAGGCGATAAAAGAACAGTATGCAAGAAACTTCGACAGTACTTCGCCTGCACGAACTACGGAACATGGCAATCCGATGACGCCACTTTCGAGATATTCAgaatgtttttgttttggatGCAAACCAGTAATTGACACCATTGACGAAGGTATGACAGTCGAATTAGTGAAAGATCATAAAAACTTCCAAAAAACAGTACTCGAACGTAGTCCTAAGTATTCTAAGATGataaagaaaatttatgaaGATGGTCAAAATCAAGCATTTAAACGAGTCAACCCACCGCCAGATGAAGCAGTGGAAAGAGCAGCCAGAAAGTTTCTCGAATCATGTAATCGAACGATTAGCAGAATAAGTTCCCGATCGCACTCTTCTGGATCGGATAGTTCTTGGGTAGCATCGTATCGATCGAGTACCTCAAACGACCGAGGAAGCACAAGCTCGAGTTGGTTTGAACACGATCTGAACAGTGCAAAGGATTCAACGGGCGAATCGTCGAACtccgaacgacaacttgatcgTTTGAGTAACGGTTCGTCAGCAGGTGAAATTTCGAGGGTAAAAATTTCACACTCAATCAATAGCTCGGTGTCAGATGAAGGTGAAGTATTTAGTTTAGGCGAAATCAAATAG